A genomic segment from Mycoplasma sp. 1018B encodes:
- a CDS encoding FIVAR domain-containing protein, whose amino-acid sequence MNEFLKQTKYLNNAQKKALEKEIANLNWQNQNLLKNQITLLDQAMQTYNNIQTIDTNNINYSQADLDLKQAYDKALNNQKQTLNKTTGNNLDLNQVNQAINELKNAINNLNGNVKVNKQKELIKNKINQEYQALTNKQKDKALETIIKTDNLEILKQLDIDYQNINNLMKELRNNLQNNSSIIIDNNYYDATKNIKDSYDQMIISSKKLFDQLHTINDNLLNESILKSNNEKFRNVLNKLDGKVNLELSKNNANSVIDKLENYSNEEKITYKKQIKNAQNIQQVNSILNQLLNSKKNNKYKDILLLIILITASILTIGLVYFAWLLVKRFNNK is encoded by the coding sequence TTAAATGAATTTTTAAAACAAACTAAATATCTTAATAATGCACAAAAAAAAGCTTTAGAAAAAGAAATTGCAAATCTTAATTGACAAAATCAAAATCTTTTAAAAAATCAAATTACTTTATTAGATCAAGCAATGCAAACTTATAATAATATTCAAACAATTGATACTAATAATATTAATTATTCACAAGCCGATTTAGATTTAAAACAAGCTTATGATAAAGCTTTAAATAATCAAAAGCAAACACTAAATAAAACAACTGGAAATAATTTAGATTTAAATCAAGTTAATCAAGCTATCAATGAATTAAAAAATGCTATTAATAATTTAAATGGTAATGTTAAAGTAAATAAACAAAAAGAATTGATAAAAAATAAAATTAACCAAGAATATCAAGCTTTAACTAACAAACAAAAGGATAAAGCTCTTGAAACAATAATAAAAACTGATAATTTAGAGATTTTAAAACAATTAGATATTGATTATCAAAATATTAATAATTTAATGAAAGAATTAAGAAATAATTTACAAAATAATTCTAGTATTATAATAGATAATAATTATTATGATGCGACAAAAAATATTAAAGATTCTTATGATCAAATGATTATAAGTAGCAAAAAATTATTTGATCAATTACATACTATAAATGATAATTTATTAAATGAATCAATTTTAAAATCTAATAATGAAAAATTTAGAAACGTTTTGAATAAACTAGATGGTAAAGTTAATTTAGAATTATCAAAAAATAATGCTAATTCTGTTATTGATAAATTAGAAAACTATTCAAATGAAGAAAAAATAACTTATAAAAAACAAATTAAAAACGCTCAAAATATTCAACAAGTTAATTCAATATTAAATCAATTATTAAATAGTAAAAAGAATAATAAGTATAAAGATATATTATTATTAATAATTTTAATAACTGCAAGTATTTTAACAATAGGATTAGTTTATTTTGCTTGATTATTAGTTAAAAGATTTAATAATAAATAA
- a CDS encoding YbhB/YbcL family Raf kinase inhibitor-like protein → MQIKKYQRKINSSYFEEFDNKIYLKHSALEKKNNHYLNFDLSWEKNPLAKSYALILLDYEASRVIGQPFIHWIVANIKNNFLIQGANLNDTTIVQGVNSTCEGLNENKQGVLIECIPSAFKQTFKQASNYFPPMPPDDTHLYTIKIVALSKEHLDLTNGFHLSDLYEQMHDYIIDEIEDHFWYKNK, encoded by the coding sequence ATGCAAATAAAAAAATACCAAAGAAAAATTAATTCTTCATATTTTGAAGAATTTGATAATAAAATATATTTAAAACATTCTGCTTTAGAGAAAAAGAATAATCATTATCTAAATTTTGATTTATCTTGAGAAAAAAATCCTCTAGCTAAATCTTATGCTTTAATTTTATTAGATTATGAAGCTTCTAGAGTAATAGGACAACCATTTATTCATTGAATTGTAGCTAATATAAAAAATAATTTTTTAATTCAAGGTGCAAATTTAAATGATACTACAATTGTTCAAGGTGTTAATTCTACATGTGAAGGTTTAAATGAAAATAAACAAGGAGTATTAATAGAATGTATTCCTTCTGCTTTTAAGCAAACTTTTAAACAAGCAAGTAATTATTTTCCACCAATGCCTCCTGACGATACACATTTGTATACAATTAAAATTGTTGCTTTGTCTAAAGAGCATTTAGATTTAACAAATGGTTTTCATTTGAGTGATTTATATGAACAAATGCATGATTATATTATTGATGAAATTGAAGATCATTTTTGATATAAAAATAAATAG
- a CDS encoding YbhB/YbcL family Raf kinase inhibitor-like protein — translation MLKLGNNNFVQSSMINENGYIADHAGALNNVNQTLFASYSPDFTWSKVNNAKSYAILIEDFAASKVIGMPFIHWVALNIKDNFIQANQSYLDYSKWKKSNSYFYSDDILWQGHNSSVNQTLVKNNKINSNLGGILPEAFTAKNIDDSLLYFGCYPPDKDHIYTVNIYALDVEAKDLKYYKDDHKKEYSFNEPFYVGDFIQAISKHTISKQILTFKYKQVK, via the coding sequence ATGTTAAAATTAGGTAATAATAATTTTGTGCAATCGTCAATGATAAATGAAAATGGTTATATAGCTGATCATGCTGGAGCATTAAATAATGTTAATCAAACCTTATTTGCTTCTTACTCTCCTGATTTTACTTGATCAAAAGTAAATAATGCTAAATCTTATGCTATTTTAATTGAAGATTTTGCAGCTTCTAAAGTTATTGGCATGCCTTTTATTCACTGAGTAGCTTTAAATATTAAAGATAATTTTATTCAAGCTAATCAATCATACTTAGACTATAGTAAATGAAAAAAATCTAATAGTTATTTTTATAGTGATGATATTTTATGACAAGGACATAATTCTTCAGTTAATCAAACTTTAGTAAAAAACAATAAAATTAATAGCAATTTAGGTGGAATTTTACCAGAAGCTTTTACAGCTAAAAATATTGATGATTCTTTATTATATTTTGGTTGTTATCCACCAGATAAAGATCATATTTATACAGTTAATATTTATGCTTTAGATGTTGAAGCAAAAGATTTAAAATATTACAAAGATGATCATAAAAAAGAATATTCATTCAATGAACCTTTTTATGTGGGAGATTTTATACAAGCAATTAGCAAACACACTATAAGTAAGCAAATTTTAACTTTTAAATATAAACAAGTTAAATAG
- a CDS encoding FIVAR domain-containing protein: MNNLIDNLDPTSKDFANKVNEFNNRFDELINKQKDQNAQKELNEFLKQTKYLNNAQKEDLEKEIANFNWQNQNLLKNKIILLDQAMQTYNNIQTIDTNNINYSQADLDLKQAYDKALNDQKQTIDKIKGNNLDLNQVNQAINELKNAINNLNGQIKVNKQKELIKNKINQEYQALTNAQKDKALEAINQTNDLKILNQLNDNYQNINNLMQNLRNQLKNNSSVIINNNYYDATKENRNNYDQIINKSKNLFEDLHKNNNNDLLNETLLKTNNEQFLNSLNNLNGRSNLILAKEQANIKINNLNQYSLKEKEKINRRLDNAKNIYEVQKILNELENNHNYFDTNNKYLNWLILILLWVSIILTGGLSYFVWLLVKKFNK, encoded by the coding sequence TTGAATAATTTAATTGATAATTTAGATCCTACAAGTAAAGATTTTGCTAATAAAGTCAATGAATTTAATAATAGATTTGACGAACTAATTAATAAACAAAAAGATCAAAATGCTCAAAAAGAATTAAATGAATTTTTAAAACAAACTAAATATCTTAATAATGCACAAAAAGAAGATTTAGAAAAAGAAATTGCAAATTTTAATTGACAAAATCAAAATCTTTTAAAAAATAAAATTATTTTATTAGATCAAGCAATGCAAACTTATAATAATATTCAAACAATTGATACTAATAATATTAATTATTCACAAGCTGATTTAGATTTAAAACAAGCTTATGATAAAGCCTTAAATGATCAAAAACAAACAATAGATAAAATAAAAGGAAATAATTTAGATTTAAATCAAGTTAATCAAGCTATCAATGAGTTAAAAAATGCTATTAATAATTTAAATGGCCAAATTAAAGTCAATAAACAAAAAGAATTAATAAAAAATAAAATTAACCAAGAATATCAAGCTTTAACTAATGCACAAAAAGATAAGGCACTTGAAGCTATAAATCAAACTAATGATTTAAAAATTTTAAATCAATTAAATGATAATTATCAAAATATTAATAATTTAATGCAAAATTTAAGAAATCAATTAAAAAATAATTCTTCAGTAATAATTAATAATAATTATTATGATGCAACAAAAGAAAATAGAAATAATTATGATCAAATTATTAACAAAAGTAAAAATCTGTTTGAGGACTTGCATAAAAACAACAATAACGATTTATTAAATGAAACACTTTTGAAAACTAATAATGAACAATTTTTAAATTCTTTAAATAATTTAAATGGTAGAAGCAATTTAATTTTAGCTAAAGAGCAAGCAAATATAAAAATTAATAATTTAAATCAATATTCACTAAAAGAAAAAGAAAAAATTAACAGACGCCTTGATAATGCTAAAAACATTTATGAAGTACAGAAAATATTAAATGAGTTAGAAAATAATCATAATTATTTTGATACAAATAATAAATATTTAAACTGATTAATTCTTATTCTACTATGAGTAAGCATTATTCTAACTGGAGGATTAAGTTATTTTGTTTGATTATTGGTAAAAAAATTCAATAAATAA